From a region of the Brachionichthys hirsutus isolate HB-005 chromosome 9, CSIRO-AGI_Bhir_v1, whole genome shotgun sequence genome:
- the b3gnt5a gene encoding lactosylceramide 1,3-N-acetyl-beta-D-glucosaminyltransferase A, producing MFINFRRIHKCQCMQLLTTGLLLSAAMMCWETLDHHVVSHVRANMYRYLVNSYDFLNSSYVIRTESAGGALANYPYLINHPDKCRGGGAQAGSASDRVLLLLFVKSSPENFDRRQAIRDTWGNESFVWSELGTSVKIVFALGVHPHVGQRAGVQRALLQEDHAYKDLIQQNFVDTFHNLTVKLVLQFQWSHTFCRQASFLMSADDDIFVHMPNLVTYLRQLLSRPPAAKDLWVGHVHRGAPPVRRKANKYHVPVELYPWPSYPDYTAGAGYVVSRDVAAKIYQATLLLNSSIYIDDVFMGICAKTMGVAPQEHGYFSGEAKAPYHPCIYDRMITSHGHAADVRLLWKAATDPAVRRRSRGLLGSLYCTAVRAMLLCLPCSTNTYSCWAAFT from the coding sequence ATGTTTATAAACTTCCGCCGCATCCACAAGTGCCAGTGCATGCAGCTGCTGACCACGGgcctgctgctgtctgcagcGATGATGTGCTGGGAGACGCTGGACCACCATGTGGTCAGTCACGTGAGGGCCAACATGTACCGCTACCTGGTCAACAGCTACGACTTCCTCAATTCCTCCTACGTCATCAGGACAGAGAGCGCGGGGGGCGCCTTGGCGAACTATCCCTACCTCATCAACCACCCGGATAAATGTCGAGGCGGCGGCGCCCAAGCTGGGAGCGCCTCGGACAGAGTTCTCCTGCTTCTGTTTGTGAAGTCCTCACCGGAGAACTTTGACCGGCGCCAGGCCATCAGGGACACGTGGGGCAACGAGAGCTTCGTTTGGTCCGAGCTCGGGACGAGCGTGAAGATAGTGTTTGCGCTCGGTGTGCACCCGCATGTCGGACAGCGGGCCGGCGTGCAGCgagctctgctgcaggaggaccACGCCTACAAGGACCTGATTCAGCAGAACTTTGTGGACACGTTCCACAACCTGACTGTCAAACTTGTTCTGCAGTTCCAGTGGAGCCACACGTTCTGCCGCCAGGCGAGCTTCCTCATGTCTGCCGACGATGACATCTTTGTCCACATGCCCAATTTGGTGACGTACCTCCGGCAGCTCCTGAGCAGACCCCCGGCGGCCAAAGACCTGTGGGTGGGGCACGTTCACAGAGGAGCCCCCCCGGTGCGGCGGAAAGCAAACAAATACCACGTTCCAGTTGAACTGTACCCCTGGCCCTCCTACCCAGACTACACTGCCGGGGCGGGGTACGTGGTCTCCAGGGACGTGGCTGCAAAGATCTACCAGGCCACTCTGCTGCTGAACTCGTCCATCTACATTGACGATGTCTTCATGGGGATTTGTGCCAAGACGATGGGGGTTGCTCCCCAGGAGCACGGCTACTTCTCAGGGGAGGCCAAGGCGCCCTACCACCCCTGTATCTATGATCGCATGATCACGTCACACGGCCATGCCGCCGATGTGCGCCTGCTGTGGAAGGCGGCGACGGACCCGGCGGTGCGGCGCCGGTCCAGGGGACTCCTGGGCAGCCTGTACTGCACGGCAGTGAGAGCGATGCTGCTGTGTCTGCCGTGCAGCACCAACACCTATTCCTGTTGGGCTGCATTCACGTGA